The following nucleotide sequence is from Methanofastidiosum sp..
CTTTTAGTGGGTACTTATGCTGCATTTGGGGGCGTAACAGTGGCCCACCAGTCACTTGAAAATTTTCAATTTACAGATTCTTATGCATTGCTGACCAATAAAGGGGCGCCTCTTAGTGTATTTGGCCATCAAGGATTTACTTCTTTTCCTACTATGAGTTTGGGAAATACTCCCGCAGACGCCAGTGGACTAAATGACACACAAGGTATATTCTGGTCTGTTCTTATGGGCCTAATATTCGGAGTGGGTGTAGGGGTACTCGCACAACCCCAGCTTGCCGTCCGTTGTATGACTGCAAAAAATAAACGTGATCTTACTAAAGCTGTGGGGATAGGAGGAGTTTTCATCCTTTTGATGACAGGTGTTGCTTTTACAGTCGGATCGCTTACTAATGCATACTTTGAAAAAGAGGGTGTGGAAGTAATTAAAGCTGAATATAAACCAGGACTAACAAATCAACAGATCCGGGATTTGTACTTCAAATACGATGAAAGTGGTAAACTTGTTGGAAGGCCTTCAGAGTATGTTTACTGGACCGATTCTGCGATACCTGAATATGTCAATTACAGGTTCCCAAGTTGGTTTGTTATACTATTCATGATTACTCTAATCTCCGCAGCAATGTCCACTATTTCCGGACAGTTCCACGCTATGGGTACTTCATTTGGGCATGACTTCTATCATGTATGGATAAGAAAGTCATCAGACAAGATTAACGCTGTAAATGTGACAAAAATAGGCATTGGTGCAACTGTCTTAGTGTCACTTGCATTGGGTTACGTACTTCCGCCGGCAGTAATTGCTAGAGGTACAACAATATTCATGGGTATGTGCAGTGCGGTATTTTTGCCCGCTTACACAGGAGCTTTGTTTTGGAGAAGGGCTACAAGAATCGGTGCAATAGCTTCAATGTCCGGAGGATTTTTATCCTGGCTGATATGGACACTATTCTTTAAGGCATCTGAATCAGAGCCTTTGAGAGTGTGCCAATGGATATTTGGTAAACCAGTATTACTAAATGCAAAAGCTTCTTTGACACAGCTTGACCCATTTTTCATTGCAATACCAATATCAGTTGCACTTATGATAATTGTAAGTCTATTGACAAAACCACCCGAGAAAAAACTAATCGACAAAGCATTCAAGGGACTTTAATATTTTTTTATTTTAATTATTAGATCCTAAATTTAAGTATATAATGATAATAAATAATCGGCAATAGATAAATATTCTTATGGCTAAAAAACGATAGACTTATAATCTATAATTTAATTTATTTTACATGAATAAACCATCGTTTATACTTATTTTATTAGTATCTATATTAAGTTTTTCTTTAATATCTGTGTCTGGGCAGATAATAGATGTAACTATAGACGGAAATTCATCCGTTTATGTATGCTATCCCTATGAGTATAATGTTACTTTAAGAAATACTTCAAGTACTCTAACTGCTAGTAATATTAATTATACGGTATCTTTGCCGACTGGATTTAGCACTATGGACCCTTTAACTTACAATATTTCTTCATTGGGTCCTGGAGTTACCGATAAAATAAAGATTAGCCTTAACACTTTGTGTAATGCCGAAGTTGGTAACATTTCTGTTAATGGTGGTTATGATTATAACAATACCTCCACTACACTATCTTTTACAAAGCCAATCACAGTTTATCAAGGTGCTGTTACTATAGAAAAAACTCCCTCTACACAGAATGCCACTCTAGAAGAGACAGTTTCTTGGATAATTTCTGTAAAAAGCACTGGCTTTGGACCAATAGAAGATGTAAACATTACTGATATACTTCAACCGGGATTAGAATATTTATCTTCTTCCCCCTTAGGAGTTGTTAAATCACCTGGAACAATTGAATGGTCTTCTTCTGAAATAGCAGCCCTTTCTCATATGGATCCAAACGATGAAGTGCAAATCCAAATTAGTGCAAAAGTAATTGGTTGTACTGGGCTTTATGACACAGCTAGAGTTAAATGGGGCTGTGGCAGTGGATGTGAAACTCAGGAAACTATAGCGAGTATAGCATTTCAGCCAAATCCACCTAAAATTGATTATACCGTCCCCTCTTTTAATTTAACTTACTGTGGAACTGGGAACACTTTTACAATACCGATTACAAATACTGGTGGAAAAGCTTATGATTTTAATATTTCTGCAGATTTTGGCAGTTTGACTGTTGCAAATATTACTTCGCCCTCTGGAGCATCTTACAATCCGACTGGAAAGTATTTTATTCTTGGAGATATTCCGAAT
It contains:
- a CDS encoding sodium:solute symporter family protein, whose protein sequence is MENTAISIIVIFCYLTVTGFLAHKGWKETKNKEDYMLAGRNVHPYIIAISYGATFISTSAIVGFGGSASMFGMGILWLTVMNIFVGIFLAFVVWGNRARHVGQNLGALTFPEIVGKRFNSKTLQGSFGLLITIFMPLYASVVIIGAARMIESTFNLNFNLALIVMTGIVAGYVLFGGLLAVLYTDALQGTIMAIGMILLLVGTYAAFGGVTVAHQSLENFQFTDSYALLTNKGAPLSVFGHQGFTSFPTMSLGNTPADASGLNDTQGIFWSVLMGLIFGVGVGVLAQPQLAVRCMTAKNKRDLTKAVGIGGVFILLMTGVAFTVGSLTNAYFEKEGVEVIKAEYKPGLTNQQIRDLYFKYDESGKLVGRPSEYVYWTDSAIPEYVNYRFPSWFVILFMITLISAAMSTISGQFHAMGTSFGHDFYHVWIRKSSDKINAVNVTKIGIGATVLVSLALGYVLPPAVIARGTTIFMGMCSAVFLPAYTGALFWRRATRIGAIASMSGGFLSWLIWTLFFKASESEPLRVCQWIFGKPVLLNAKASLTQLDPFFIAIPISVALMIIVSLLTKPPEKKLIDKAFKGL